From the genome of Ignavibacteriales bacterium, one region includes:
- a CDS encoding crossover junction endodeoxyribonuclease RuvC: MKKLISRKVLAIDPGTRHLGVAFFEGKELIYYGVKTIKHMNLAHETLKEGKKAILRMIHDFKPEILVVEKTFFSNNRNSALLNVFADEIQTIGKRQGLKVYAYAANTVRKQICGNGSASKDEVAKVVVSYYPELKPYLTSDRKWKEIFHRNMFDAVALGLIAVNKI, translated from the coding sequence ATGAAAAAACTTATTTCACGAAAAGTTCTAGCTATCGATCCGGGAACTCGGCATCTTGGGGTTGCCTTCTTTGAAGGGAAAGAACTTATTTATTATGGAGTCAAGACTATTAAGCATATGAATCTTGCCCATGAAACTTTAAAAGAAGGGAAGAAGGCTATATTGCGTATGATTCATGATTTCAAACCAGAAATACTGGTTGTTGAAAAAACATTTTTTTCAAATAACCGAAACTCTGCATTACTCAATGTTTTTGCCGATGAAATACAAACTATAGGAAAACGGCAAGGACTCAAAGTATATGCATATGCAGCAAATACCGTAAGAAAGCAAATTTGTGGCAATGGTTCAGCAAGTAAAGATGAAGTGGCTAAAGTAGTTGTTTCTTATTATCCTGAACTCAAGCCTTATTTGACATCAGATCGAAAATGGAAAGAAATATTTCACCGCAATATGTTTGATGCGGTTGCGCTTGGATTAATAGCCGTTAATAAAATATAA
- a CDS encoding sensor histidine kinase — MNNLENYTNQFFTFQNPFFFAVIMSIVVLSVTILIFIKVIFPLQKKFVLENQRYLLEKAELMALFAEMDPDPLIRIDLSGTIIQTNEASRRLFPGIDYKEKKINEVLPLFSELSKNKTYPSIEKINDVIFSVIVKKYDKLKFSNIYLHDITQVKKYEFELENYKNRLKSLANRLDSEYEELKKTLSRELHDDIGQQLVMINMKLAQSGNYKHEELLSDIATVYEKIREISRTLKPIELNNLGLKLSVQSLIHNVTTNSQITGDLEFEGNDHGLNHDVVFCIYRIIQEAINNIIKHSQANEFSIHIEILEQTINMVISDNGVGIPAEYYSNNHNHLGVGLISIQERTEKLKGTFKIDSSPSEGTTLLIQIPKEGI; from the coding sequence ATGAATAACTTAGAGAATTACACGAATCAATTTTTTACTTTTCAAAATCCATTTTTCTTTGCAGTAATTATGAGCATCGTTGTATTGAGCGTAACTATTTTGATTTTTATAAAAGTAATCTTTCCTTTACAAAAAAAATTCGTTTTGGAAAATCAGCGATACTTGCTAGAGAAAGCTGAGCTTATGGCATTATTTGCAGAAATGGATCCAGATCCATTAATTAGAATTGATTTATCGGGTACTATAATTCAAACAAATGAAGCTTCTAGGCGACTATTCCCTGGTATCGACTACAAAGAGAAAAAGATTAATGAGGTGTTACCATTATTTTCCGAACTATCAAAAAATAAAACATATCCTTCAATAGAAAAAATAAATGATGTGATATTTTCCGTTATTGTAAAAAAGTATGATAAGTTAAAATTCAGTAATATTTATTTACACGACATCACCCAAGTAAAAAAATATGAATTTGAACTTGAAAATTATAAAAACAGGTTAAAATCACTCGCCAATCGACTCGATTCCGAGTACGAAGAGTTAAAAAAAACATTATCACGTGAACTTCATGATGATATTGGTCAACAATTAGTGATGATAAATATGAAACTTGCTCAGTCGGGAAATTATAAACATGAAGAACTTCTTTCCGACATAGCTACCGTATATGAAAAAATAAGAGAGATATCTAGAACTCTAAAACCAATAGAGCTTAATAATCTTGGCCTCAAATTGAGTGTACAAAGTTTGATTCATAATGTAACTACAAATTCTCAAATTACTGGAGACCTGGAATTCGAGGGGAATGACCACGGACTTAACCATGATGTTGTATTCTGCATCTATCGTATTATTCAGGAAGCAATTAATAATATTATTAAACATTCACAGGCTAACGAATTTTCAATTCATATTGAAATCCTTGAACAAACTATTAATATGGTTATTTCTGACAATGGTGTAGGAATTCCTGCGGAGTATTATTCAAATAATCATAATCATTTAGGTGTTGGTTTGATCAGTATTCAAGAGAGAACTGAAAAACTGAAAGGAACTTTTAAAATTGATTCTTCACCTAGTGAAGGAACGACTTTACTTATTCAGATTCCGAAGGAAGGAATATAA